A region of uncultured Anaeromusa sp. DNA encodes the following proteins:
- a CDS encoding bifunctional riboflavin kinase/FAD synthetase: MGLQTLHELEGLTAPYAHVVVALGTFDGVHRGHQALVTTAVKLAKEKNGTAVVFTFANHPLSIVAPRRCPPQLGTLQQKERWMQTLGVDVLILLPFTKKLLRQSPAEFVELLIRRLQPEAIVVGPNYSFGHRGQGDPEMLRQAGEEHGFAVHIHPEVTEDGEMISSTAIRQCILEGRMEEARLLLGRPFALEGPVVHGEKRGRLLGFPTANLQLPALLAVPENGVYAVKVCIEGTYYAGVANVGTNPTFTEVERRLEVFLLHFNDDLYGKSLEVEFLGRLRGEQRFDGAEKLIAQIKLDIEKAAAFFTKESLSTSATV; the protein is encoded by the coding sequence ATGGGTTTGCAGACATTACATGAGCTAGAGGGCCTTACGGCGCCGTACGCCCATGTCGTGGTCGCCCTAGGCACTTTTGACGGCGTGCATCGTGGACATCAGGCATTGGTGACAACAGCGGTAAAGCTGGCTAAAGAAAAAAATGGCACGGCAGTGGTATTTACTTTTGCGAACCATCCTTTGTCCATTGTGGCCCCGCGTCGTTGTCCACCTCAATTGGGAACACTGCAGCAAAAAGAGCGGTGGATGCAGACGCTGGGAGTGGACGTGCTGATTTTGCTTCCTTTTACGAAAAAACTGCTGAGACAGTCGCCTGCCGAGTTTGTTGAATTGCTGATTCGGCGGTTGCAGCCGGAAGCTATTGTGGTAGGGCCTAATTATTCTTTTGGCCATCGCGGCCAGGGCGACCCGGAAATGTTGCGCCAAGCGGGAGAAGAACATGGCTTTGCTGTGCATATTCACCCGGAGGTTACGGAAGACGGCGAAATGATTAGCAGTACCGCTATACGTCAGTGCATTTTGGAAGGGCGTATGGAAGAAGCCCGTCTGTTATTGGGGCGGCCTTTTGCCTTAGAAGGCCCTGTTGTTCATGGCGAAAAACGTGGACGATTGCTTGGCTTTCCTACGGCCAACCTGCAATTACCTGCGTTGCTGGCTGTGCCGGAAAACGGCGTTTATGCTGTTAAAGTGTGTATAGAGGGAACGTACTACGCTGGTGTGGCTAATGTAGGTACAAATCCTACTTTTACAGAAGTGGAGCGTCGGTTGGAAGTTTTCTTGTTGCACTTTAATGACGACTTGTACGGAAAAAGTCTGGAAGTTGAATTTCTTGGCCGCTTGCGGGGTGAACAGCGTTTTGACGGGGCGGAAAAGTTGATTGCACAAATTAAACTGGATATCGAGAAAGCAGCGGCCTTTTTTACCAAAGAGAGCCTTTCGACGTCAGCTACAGTGTGA
- the truB gene encoding tRNA pseudouridine(55) synthase TruB yields MTTEGFLNVHKPVGMTSHDVVSVVRRALGVRRVGHAGTLDPGATGVLPIAVGKATRLIEYITDTDKEYEAVVEFGYETDSGDLDGQIVARSDAPPPEKEMLLKACAAFEGVIDQIPPMHSALKVNGKKLCNLARQGIVVERPARQITIHALELLTYDGAKARLRIVCSKGTYIRVLCSDLAKAVGCLGVMVELCRTRVGQFRLEDGASLDEIREKQEKLLQPIPNAIAHLPQLLLNEAQSRAFCLGQKQWLEQVSAADEIVRVCESADESLLGIGRVELQDTLWQLAPHKVLATPQQKEQMTEEEHGFADIT; encoded by the coding sequence GTGACTACGGAAGGATTCTTGAATGTTCACAAGCCGGTAGGAATGACCTCGCATGACGTGGTTTCCGTAGTGCGGCGAGCTCTGGGCGTACGGAGAGTGGGGCATGCGGGTACACTGGATCCGGGAGCAACCGGTGTCTTGCCGATTGCTGTGGGGAAAGCGACCCGGCTGATTGAATATATAACTGATACGGACAAGGAATATGAAGCCGTAGTAGAATTTGGCTATGAGACAGACAGCGGCGATTTGGATGGTCAAATTGTGGCCAGAAGCGATGCGCCGCCGCCGGAGAAGGAGATGCTCTTGAAAGCCTGCGCTGCTTTTGAAGGCGTCATTGACCAAATTCCTCCTATGCACTCAGCGCTTAAGGTCAACGGCAAGAAGCTATGCAATTTGGCACGTCAAGGGATTGTCGTGGAACGACCAGCACGCCAAATTACAATACACGCTTTAGAACTGTTGACGTATGACGGCGCTAAAGCGCGTTTGCGCATCGTGTGTTCTAAAGGGACCTATATTCGGGTGCTTTGTTCCGATTTAGCTAAAGCCGTTGGCTGCTTGGGCGTTATGGTTGAGTTATGTCGTACGCGTGTCGGTCAGTTCCGCTTAGAAGACGGAGCTTCTCTGGATGAAATTCGGGAAAAGCAAGAAAAACTGTTACAACCAATCCCTAATGCCATTGCACATTTGCCGCAGCTATTGCTGAATGAAGCGCAAAGCCGAGCTTTTTGTCTGGGACAAAAACAATGGCTGGAGCAGGTGTCAGCTGCAGATGAGATTGTAAGAGTGTGCGAGAGTGCGGATGAAAGCCTGCTGGGAATCGGTCGTGTCGAGCTGCAGGATACTCTCTGGCAATTGGCGCCGCATAAAGTATTAGCGACGCCGCAGCAGAAAGAACAAATGACAGAGGAGGAGCATGGGTTTGCAGACATTACATGA